The genomic window gcatgtatgggaagacaaaagatacaccagaggcacgggaggaccagcaacgtatgcacggaaaagacgacatacatcagggtcaggccagctacgctcttaccaaagaagagaaggaaatcttcttcgaatgcctgctcagcatgaaggtaccttctggcttctcgtcgaatataaagggaataataaatatggcagagaaaaagttccagaacctaaagtctcatgactgccacgtgattatgacgcaactccttccggttgcattgagggggcttctaccggaaaacgttcgattggccattgtgaagctatgtgcattcctcaatgcaatctctcagaaggtaatcgatccagaaatcataccgaggttacaaaatgatttggtgcaatgtcttgttagtttcgagttggtgttcccaccatcattcttcaacatcatgatgcacgtcctagttcacctttgcaaagagattaacgttttcggtcctgtatttctacacaatatgttcccctttgaaaggttcatgggagtcttgaagaaatatgttcataaccgtgctaggccagaagaaagcatctcgaagggccatgaaaatgaggaggtcattgagttctgtattgactttattcctgaccttaagccgattggtgttcctaaatcgcggcataagggcagactggaaggaaaaggcatgctaggagggcatcaaataatatgtatggacgggcattctctcactgaagcacactgcacagttctacagaattccgccttggtggctccgtatatggaggaacacaagaattttctacagtccaaacacccggagaagtctgacgactggattacacgcgaacaaacgaggactttcacTGGTTGGTTGCAGAAATGTGCCCTGAATGAtagcgatattcaaaatgacctgtattcgctgtcccagttaccatcttcgaatataatgactttcaaagggtaccagataaatgggaatacattttacacgatcgcccaagataagaagagcaccaaccaaaacagtggtgtccggagatatgatcctgtgatggttccttctctttgggtgtgcaccgcccgcgccccaggaaccgcgagtggcgccctagattcttctgtagtactcgatctttattaggtacctagccagtgatgtattcgatatatagtattcgagacgatgtattcgatattatatatattaagacgatgatgtattcgagattatatattcgagaggatgtattcgagattcagattttccttattgattaattgcatccatgcattgtaatttgaatactaaattgttttatatttcttctgtattattagtaaagtaaaagctatggcggacaataccggcagagagagagaagaggaattgttcgacatcatatgcagccctcacaggctagatgatctgaatgaagtagatgacggctcccaatatcttaacaataccggagagggtgatgaaaagatattcgatctagacgaccgggctgatgaagtcatgaactatgattatgattatgacacagacaatgtttgtgatgacacagacaatgttgatcttcaaataacaaacactaccggcgaggtatatttatataagcatgcatcatggtgatcatcacatgtttttttatagaagatatattaacgaatcgatctttcttctttcagccctccggatcgagcaaatctgcttctacagacagcaagacaaagcgaggctcgggcagattgttgaaggatggtgtaaagtaccacatcgaatccatcaaacctagtggcgaacccctcacgcctaagaacattgcgaacaagtggactcgtcagtgcggagttcttgtaaaggacaaactcccgatctccattcaagaatggaaagagccaaatactaaacgtccaggtgttacttgggttgatggcagagccaaagaagacctggtgaaatctctgatggaacatttcaccctaccagatcatttcactaaagtagatgtggacaaagtcaaggtcgctgctcttaagaagatggcaattgcattcaacacccacaagaaaactgtatgggccaactacctcgctaatgaaaggaagactccagatttcaagggaacactggaaaAGCAAAGGgaacattgggacgatttcgtgaccttcaaggattcagaaatatctaaggaacggtcgatgaaaaacaagccaaatgccgcaagaaagacgcagttccataggctgggtccaggtggctacgcggtggcattgcctaagtgggataagtctgagcaagagatggaggatgcaggggtcactccggttacccggtaatggcccccaggtgcagaacttggttctatgcgcatggggggcgttggacccgaagacaggcctggtttcgaagaaggcaagtctaaaaggagccgaacaaaagataattgacgcaatagaagaagctcgagcaggggtgttcacgcccaacagagagaacgacgagcttacgcgtgccctgggaaatcctgaacacccgggaagaacacaaggcatgggtgttattccctggtatgagggcttttcggactggaatgacgactacaggtcccgtgcaagaaagaaaatggaggaggagaagaagaggaagctggaggaggagcagaggaagcaggacgcagaacgtcttcaaggcctagaagcaaggcacgcggacctggcactcaaattccagtagcagcagcagcagatcgactcacttagctaggaaagggggtctcagcagcggcagcagcaagtggatgatcgtccagcattggatagcaccgtcccatccatgccgagaagcagcgttggttctgccccgggcgacacactgctggatacataccctgtggatgacatcatagagaacactaactatgagctacactccaaaatgaagaacatatccatgaaggtggcggacggtgttGCTTTTCAAGTTACCctcgaagcaacctaccattgcatcccgattctagagggctatgctcgtgtcatggttgatgaagtggtggacccatattcggggctaacgcttgacattcctggaggtgaagacgagcgcacactcggagaggccatacatcgtatcatcctatggagaaaggattgcataatctttcgaagtccaccgacaccgcgccgtctaccgactcctcgaagtccgacaccgagtcagcagactcccgctcctccaagtccacgaacgcgtgagacgactcctcctcgaagtccgccacctcctccaagtccccgaacgcgtgagctgactcctccggtttcaagcccggcacagcgtcatgccacttctccggttgcaagtccgacaccgtgtcaggccacacctcctgcttcaagtccggcacatcgtcaagccacttctcctggtccaactccatgtcagccgtctccgccgtctcagcaatcgcagaagagacatcccgtagctttggtgcgtagcggtacgagtcgaggtagttcaggaagtacaggcgaaggcaagcgatataaatatggtccaagcctcgctcctcttcctcagaggccttacgacatgactaaggagcaaaacacagccatagtgcaagcccaagtggatgcccattttggaccgaaaccggcaccgccgccaaaggagaaagtgcctgagaaagtaattgaccacttcattcgtatggctagagaaccagctcccaagcctgttgactcggattATGAGctccaaatcaggaaggcacatcgagcacgactacagaaggaaacgagctcaagctcgagccaataagcagctggcaaaaaatgcgggaaaaccgttccctagttgggagaacaggcggcgcaagcgatccccccgcttgttgtaccaacaacacatgagaggagtagtacgcgcgccaaatattattgtgggcaaaccgttagcgttctccagcatggcgatgtggtaataacagaggatcatataatgtaggctcaaatgctcaatatctctgttggacaactcctcgaaatcgagcccatgcctacgcttaaagaatcggaaatagcatggcaatatgttcggggcaaacctttggtccatccaaacaaggtcaaggacctcccaacgagaatgtatcaattgcatcaatggtacatgaacattactaagatttccaatcgagagtccctcatggtgaatgtcaagcatgagcattattaccatgagaaagctctggccattgagtatccagaactatttcagttatttaatcaagacgcactcAACAAGTCTATCGtgagttgctattgtctgtaagtgatttctttctgtaatttaagtctcaagctagttatgtagtgataatttttatcaatcattacatgtaattatcctcactatattctttttctgtggtattatatgcaggataaagatgtatgaaatgaaaaaagctggacgctatggcgttgggttcattgacccaaataccattaatcaggacatatgggagattgaacattgtaaagctgctgtagaggaaagcatgctagagttcttgaagcgcctcaataccttcgatgatatactacttccttacaacttcccgtgagtcacactgtcttgtactacaaattctgtttttgcttactagctagctagatgttaataattaagtgtatacggtttacggtagttgattaattttatgcacatgcccgcttaattaagacatgcaaacgtgtgcgtatgcagttggcactgggtcttgatagacattaaagttgaggaagaaaaagttgaattactggactcactaactaaagaagataaagactacaccatcgtgaaggggatagtcaacaggtaatttcaatcattattaactattagttcctgatatgaactatttaataacccctttattaatttttttttgccggcgggcagggcatgggcaaagttcatcgcggtgactccaggagaatggaaaaaaaattgttttggcatcgacccaaggtaagtaattaagtagtactagctagctaccatctctttaattcttgtttcagtatcattaattaattattatgcttgattaatcattatctgattcaattccattctcgtaaaggccctgaggcaggcgaaagggaataatctgtgtgcatactacgtttgcgaaatgagcagatctgatagacaggactgggtacgtttttgtcaaaacactattcacaccattatcgatatctagtcacacaactaacacacatgcatattgatctccttcttaacagtttagatcggtgcgggataagctcctaccatcggaccgcatacaagcacttcaagaggaaatagccggatttttgctcgaccaggtcatagatccgaaaggagaatactattacccgctaccgcccccatgaaccacttgtcatcgtgctccgaaggcaccaaggcaacatgtagtagaaattgtatatgtatatacatgtgtatatgtgtgaatagttaatggtgttggctgtgagacattcgatgatattatatatatatatatatatatatatatatatatatatatatatatatatatatatatatatatatatatgcggttctacgtacgagaaaatctatttaatatatatgcataacgtgtacaatttgtagtatcgtgaaataccaacaaacaaaaaagaattaaatagaaaataaagccaaattgaaaacacaaaattaaagcaaaaataaaaaaaatacccaaacgtttagtaccggttggtgttaccaaccggtactaatgtcctacatggacacgggcctggctcgtgccacgtgtttgcactttagcgctGGTTCAtgtcgaaccggtactaaaggggggggggctttagtccccactctttagtgccggttgccaaccggcactaaaggccgtcacgaaccggcactaaagcccggttctgcactagtgacttGTAGCTGCATGCCTAGTGACAAACGTCCGACTACCCCTTTCCCTCAACAAAACCACCATACAGTTGCAGTCGGGtgtgacacttgcagttgcgtgcctagtgacAAACATGCAATTGCCCTGTCGGAAAAAAACCATGAGTTGCGGTCAGGGGAAACACTTAAAGTTGTGTGCCTAGTAGTAGACATGCAACTGTCCGCTCCGTGACAAAACACCACAGATTTGCAGTCACGTTGAAGACATGTAATTGTAGTCAAGGCGATAGTTGCAGTTGGATGACTAGTGGCATACATGTTATTGCCCCCTCCCCAATAAAACAATACCGAGTTGTAGTCGCGCTGAAAGACATGCAGTTGTAGTCAGGAGCGACACTTGGAATTGCATGTCTAGTGATATACATGCAACTACTCCTCCCCTCAACAAAACAACATTGGGTTGTCGTCGCATTCAAGACATGTGACTCTTGTAGTTGCGTGCCTAGAGGCAAATATGCAACTACCCCCTCCCGGACCCAAACACCACTGAGTTGGAGTTGCGTTGAAAGGAATGTAATTGCAGTCAGGGATGACACTTGTAGTTGCGGTCCAAGCGGCAGACATACAACTGCCACTTCTCCCAATTAAACACCACCAAGTCGTAGTCGTATTGAAGACATACAATTGTAATCGAGGAGGAGGATGCGACTGTTGCAGTTGCGTGTCTGGTGATAGACATACAACTTTCTCCTTCTCTACAAAATATAGTTGGTTGTAGTTGCATTGAACACATGCAGTTGCAGCAGGGGTGACACTTACAGTTGCGTGCCTAGTGACAAAAATGCAACTATCCTCTCCTAACAAAAACACCACAGAGTTGCAGTcagggcgacacttgcagttgcatgcctagtgacaCACATGCAATTGCCCCAGCCGACAAAAACACCACGAGTTGCAGTCGGGGGAGACACTTGCAGTTGTGTGCCTAGTAGCAGACATGCAACTATCCGCTGTCTCGTAAAACACCACAAAGTTGCAATCACGTCCAACGGTCCAAGACTAGTAGTTGCACTTGGGGCGCGATGCTTGCAGTTGGTGCATAGGGATAGATATACATTTGCGCCCTTCCTAACAAAACACAACTGAGTCGTACTCGTATTGAAGACATGAAGTTGTAAACCAGAAGGCAATATTTTCAAATAAACATAAAATAGCAAGTTTTTAATAAATAATTTAAAATAAAAAGGTAGGAAGAATGGCCATTAGCCTGAAAATATTTGTAAAGACCACACAAAAAAGTCACATAATCAACCGATTTTGCAAAATGAAAATGCCCAAAGTTGCTTATTCCATTGGATCTCGACTTCCTGATCGGGAAAGAAGAAATTTCCAAAACGCAAACAAATAAAAATTGTAAAATGGCCCATATCAGGCATGTTTCTTATCTCATCCCTGCACACACTACCTCATCGTAGTTGCAAAACTCCTGGCAGTTGCCCGTGAGTTTGGATGCAGGCAATTTTGCAGGCGTTTCTACCCACTTGTAGTTGCACGTGGTTCCCATAAATATAATTGTGCGTGTGGGACACGTGATCTTTTTTAgtggtaaaataaaaagaaaaagcaaTTTTTTCTCTATCAACTTGACATAGAAAAGAATATGACATATAAACATGACTATTTTTTTCGGTAATACATAAATGATAAAATTAAAAACTATAAAAAGAATAGGAAACATAATAAACAAAAAATCATGTAGAGAAGTCATCAACAAAGTTAGAGTAAAAATAGCTCGAGCGTGCCAAAATGTTTGTTTTACAATTTTTTAGATGTTCCAatttcaataaaaataaaatataataaaaatataaataaatgTAAAAATGGCTTAATAAAAACTATAAATAAATACACTAAAAtggaaaagaaataaagaaataaaaaggaaGGTTAAAAGTACACGCGAATACACAAACTGAGCAGCCCTAGTGTGTTTCTTACTGTGCACACTTGCccaacaaaaaaagaataaaacgTATTCACATGGAAGAcctataagaaaataaaaaatatataaagaaCTGCAAGCGACAACCCATGGCCCAGATAGGAAAGCAATGCAGCGGCAGAAGGTCCAGTGTCCGCTGGGACAAAGCCCAGTACGTTTTGGACAAGAAATACATCAGCCCAACAGAAGACAGATTGATCAAAGCAAAAGCAAATTGTACAGCTAATCTTGTCGACCGAGAGTTTactaaatctcagtcgactaagaTATAGCAAACCCCTAATAAGAACCATATGTGACGAGAAAGAGAGTCACGATAAATCAGCACATTTTCATTTGGTACTAGAGATAGAGATATGGATGCTCTGTCGAAAGGAGCGGAAAGAAGAATAACTTTACTGAGTGCTGCTACAAAATGCCCCCGGTTGTCGAATTATCGCATACTCTTTCCCAAAACAGGGACAACAACTTGATGAGACGAATCTTGGTAATTTTTCATATCAAGGCTATGTATATAACACCTGTCGGCAACAACAAAATGATGCTCAACTGTAGTCAGAATTTGAGATTCCAATAATAGAGGCGATGATGAATCATCTTTGCTCTCCAATTCATCTCCACCGTCCATCTTCGCTGTCACTCACCAGTCGCCACGCTTATAAATACAACCCTTCCACCGCACATTTGTGACAGCCAAGCAAGCATCAACACGTACCGGTACGCAGCACACAAGCTAGCTTAGCTCACCATCTGCTCTTAGAATGGCGGCCTACTACAGCGCCGGCAGGCCCATGTCCTACTCCAACACCGAGGAGTCCTTCGACGGCGGCAAGACCGTGTACTCCACCACCACCGAGGAGTGCTACGACGCCGGCAAGCTCGGCCATGGTACCGGCTACGGCCACGGTCAGAGCCATGGCAATGGCGGGACCAATATGTACTCCAACAACACTGGCGTCGACTCCAGCATGtacgggcatggcggcggcggcggtggcaggacCGTGTACACCACCACCACCGACGAGTGCTTCGACTCCGTCAGGCCCGGGTATGGGCAGGGCCACGGCTACGGGCACAACGACGGTGGGGCCATGCcgtacaccaccaccaccaccgagtccTTCGGCGGAGGCGAGCAGGGGCAGGGGTACTACAAGGAGGTGACGCAGCACAAGAACAGGGAGCGCGTCGGCgaggccgccgccctcgccgccggtggCTTCGCCCTGGTAATTACTTAATTACTCTAGCTCAACATTTACATACTACTCCAGTACGTTAACCCATCTAAACTTCAAGATGAATGAACCTTTCGTGTGGTACAGTATGAGGGGTATGAGGCGAAGAAGGACCCAGCGCACGCGCGTAAGCACCAGATCGAGGCCGGCCTGGCAGGGGCGGCGGCTGTCGGCGCCGGCGGCTACGCCTACCACGAGCACCGCGAGCAGAAGCAGCCCGGCTACGGCGGGAAGCAGGAGTACAGGATGCCTGTCCACAACAGCTACTGCAACTAAGTAATCATGCTGTCATGCATGCAACCGTAGCAACGTCGATCTATCCTATGGACACCAATAAGATCGATAGAGCATATCATGCTGCAGGCATGCATGTTTTTCTACAGCACTCTTAATTTCGGCGTCCCTGCAATAAGCCAGCTGCAAGCGTGCGTGCTGCCGCTCATGTGTGCGTCTGGTATAGTACGGTAGCCAATATGTACGTGTGTAATGTGATCTCAAGAATAATAATAAGATCATTATTAATACTAGTCATCAATTGGTGCCGGTGCATGGGCTAGGAATTAAGCTTCTTAACCTTTATA from Triticum aestivum cultivar Chinese Spring chromosome 3B, IWGSC CS RefSeq v2.1, whole genome shotgun sequence includes these protein-coding regions:
- the LOC123066887 gene encoding cold and drought-regulated protein CORA, with the translated sequence MAAYYSAGRPMSYSNTEESFDGGKTVYSTTTEECYDAGKLGHGTGYGHGQSHGNGGTNMYSNNTGVDSSMYGHGGGGGGRTVYTTTTDECFDSVRPGYGQGHGYGHNDGGAMPYTTTTTESFGGGEQGQGYYKEVTQHKNRERVGEAAALAAGGFALYEGYEAKKDPAHARKHQIEAGLAGAAAVGAGGYAYHEHREQKQPGYGGKQEYRMPVHNSYCN